Below is a genomic region from Campylobacter geochelonis.
CGTGCTGTTCGCAAAATTTAGTTCCTATTCACATCGCATTTATCCCTATACTTATCCCGCCACTTCTTCCACTGATGAATAAGATGAAGATCGATCGTCGTGCTGTGGCGTGTGCGCTAACTTTTGGTCTTAAAGCACCTTATATCTCACTTCCGGTTGGATTTGGTCTGATATTTTTTGGAATTATTCAAAAAGAGATGTCAAATAACGGCATAACTGTTAGCATACAAGATATCTCAAGCGTTATGTGGATGGGCGCGATTCCTATGATAATAGGGCTAATTCTTGCGATTATCGTTTATAGAAAACCACGTGAATATAAAGATATAGAAAGCTCTATGCCAAAAAATTTAGATGATATTAGCATGACTTTACACGAATGGGGCGCGCTAGTTGGCATTATCGTAGCTTTTATCGTTCAGATAGTTTATAGTTCACTTCCACTTGGCGCTTTACTTGGAATTATTGCGATGATGATAACTGGCGGCATTAAATACAACAAGATGGAAGAGGTCTTTGATAAAGGTTTTGCGATAATGGGCTTTATCGCCTTTGTTATGCTTGTAGCATCTGGTTATGGCACGATTTTAAGGGAGACTGGCGGGATTAGCGAACTTGTAAATGCAGTAGCAACTATCGCTGGTGGAAAGCTTGGTGGAGCAATTTTAATGCTTGTAATTGGACTTTTAGTTACTATGGGGATTGGAAGTAGTTTTGGAACTATTCCAATAATAGCAGCGATTTACTGTCCATTATGCGTGCAACTTGGCTTTGATACACCATCGATAATCATGCTAATTGCGATTGCAGCTGCGCTTGGAGATGCTGGAAGTCCAGCAAGCGATAGCACACTTGGGCCAACTTCGGGACTAAATTTTGATGGACAACATAACCATATTTATGACACTTGCGTGCCGACATTTATATTTTATAACATTCCACTTTTGATTTTTGGCACGATTTTTGCGATGATTTTATAAAGGATAAAAATGGAAGTCAAACTACTAAATTACACGCCACTTTTAATCTGTTCAAACGCCATTCGAACTTGTTGGCAAAGCTTTGATAAAAGCGATAATGGCGGAGAAAAAGACTGCGAGTTAATCGATAGAGTTGGGAATAAATTTAAACACGCCTCAACGCTAGAACATCTAAACTATAACTTCTATATAAAAGGCATTTCAAGAGCTCTTTTACAAGAGTTAGCACGTCACCGCATGGCAAGTCTAAGCGTAAAATCGACTCGCTACACGCTAAAAGAGCTTAAAAAAGAGAGCGAGTTTAAACAAGGCGATTTTAAAAATGCAAGTCGCTATATCGTACTAACTGGAAATGAGTTTGTCGATAACTTTAGCATTCAAGCTTTAGAAAATATGCGTTTGATTTTACAAGAAATTTCTACAATCGATATCGCTAAATACGCGCTTCCAGAGTGTTATAAGACTGAACTTACGTGGAGTGTGAATGCTAGAAGCTTGCAAAATTTTCTAACTCTTAGAAGCTCAAAAGCAGCACTTTGGGAAATTAGAAATTTAGCTAATGCTATTTTTCAAGCTCTACCAGAGGAGCATAAATTTATATTTGAAGATTGTATGGGAGAAAAGATATGAAAAGGCTGATTTTACTGCCATTTTTAGCACTTTTTTTATATGCACAAAGCGGTGAAAATGAGTTTAAAAAATATGATGAAAACTGCACAAAAGGCGATGAATTCTCATGTGCGCAAATCGGTATGACATACTTAAAAGAGAGTGATTTAGAGGGTGCTTGGGTCTATTTTGATAGAGGCTGTAAAGCTAAATTTGGCGTATCTTGCGAGCTTAAAGCATATATGCAAACACAAATTGGCGAGTATGATGAGGCCTTTAAAACTTTTAGCAAAGCATGCGATAACAACAGTAGCTACTCTTGCTTAAATTTAGCCGTGCTTTATGATAATGGAAATGGCGTTAAAAAAGATATAAAAAAAGCAACTAGCCTTTTTGCAAAAGCTTGCAAACTAGGCGATAGAAGCGCTTGCCAGATGCTAAATGTGAGATAAATTTAGTTTCTCTTCTAAGTGTGATTATGATAAATTTTTGTGTTAGTTCTAAATTTAAAAGCAAAGTTAAATTTAGTTATGAGAATAAATTTTATTTATAAAAGAATATCATATTTATAAGTAAAATTTGTTTATATCAAGAAATCTAGCCGCTTTTTTGACTAACATTTTTTATAAATTTAAAGGCAAATTTATACTCTATAAAAATAAACTTTAAATTTATAAAGCTTTCACAAACGACTATAAATTCACTCTTTTTCTAAATTTATCACATTTTTAAGCAGCTATAAATTTTAACAAAAGCTTAAATTTAAATTGATTTTACTTTTATCTGATTAAATTTATTTAATCTTTTGAGCTTTAAATTTAAGCTGATTTGCGTGAGTTAAAGCTATAGCGATAGCGTCAGTTATATCAAGAGGTTTTATTTCTTGTTTGATGTTTAGAATTTTTTTAACCATAAAAGCGACTTGAGTTTTATCAGCTTTTGCTTTTCCAGTGACTGACTTTTTTATCTGAAGTGGCGTATACTCACTAAATTCGCCATGAATTTGTAAAATTCTAAGTGAGAGAGCTCCACGAAATTGCGCTAGTTTTAAAACTGTTTTTGGATTAAAAGCGAAAAATATATCCTCAATC
It encodes:
- a CDS encoding tetratricopeptide repeat protein; the encoded protein is MKRLILLPFLALFLYAQSGENEFKKYDENCTKGDEFSCAQIGMTYLKESDLEGAWVYFDRGCKAKFGVSCELKAYMQTQIGEYDEAFKTFSKACDNNSSYSCLNLAVLYDNGNGVKKDIKKATSLFAKACKLGDRSACQMLNVR
- the ruvC gene encoding crossover junction endodeoxyribonuclease RuvC, which codes for MKILGIDPGTRNCGYAIVQKDGVNVKLVEAGLIKIKPSTLNYQITELCEGLDIVFKNHEIDEVAIEDIFFAFNPKTVLKLAQFRGALSLRILQIHGEFSEYTPLQIKKSVTGKAKADKTQVAFMVKKILNIKQEIKPLDITDAIAIALTHANQLKFKAQKIK
- the thyX gene encoding FAD-dependent thymidylate synthase, translating into MEVKLLNYTPLLICSNAIRTCWQSFDKSDNGGEKDCELIDRVGNKFKHASTLEHLNYNFYIKGISRALLQELARHRMASLSVKSTRYTLKELKKESEFKQGDFKNASRYIVLTGNEFVDNFSIQALENMRLILQEISTIDIAKYALPECYKTELTWSVNARSLQNFLTLRSSKAALWEIRNLANAIFQALPEEHKFIFEDCMGEKI
- a CDS encoding Na+/H+ antiporter family protein, producing MLTNPVLISVILMMVLCLLRFNVMFAILVSAVVAGLVGGINLENTISTFINGMSGNLETALSYILLGILAAAISYTNLTTILINKISNFISHKKIYFILTLALIACCSQNLVPIHIAFIPILIPPLLPLMNKMKIDRRAVACALTFGLKAPYISLPVGFGLIFFGIIQKEMSNNGITVSIQDISSVMWMGAIPMIIGLILAIIVYRKPREYKDIESSMPKNLDDISMTLHEWGALVGIIVAFIVQIVYSSLPLGALLGIIAMMITGGIKYNKMEEVFDKGFAIMGFIAFVMLVASGYGTILRETGGISELVNAVATIAGGKLGGAILMLVIGLLVTMGIGSSFGTIPIIAAIYCPLCVQLGFDTPSIIMLIAIAAALGDAGSPASDSTLGPTSGLNFDGQHNHIYDTCVPTFIFYNIPLLIFGTIFAMIL